From a region of the Rhodococcus sp. 4CII genome:
- the pruA gene encoding L-glutamate gamma-semialdehyde dehydrogenase, giving the protein MDAITTTPQPVNEPVGFFTPGSPERARLQAKLSELGSNPTEIHHVIGGAHRRGAGPVVDVVQPHRHSAVLGTFNNAGTQDIQDAVAAATAAAPAWRALSFEDRAAVFLRAADLLSGPWRETLAAATMLGQSKTAYQAEIDTPCELIDFWRFNVHFARQILADQPISSPGVWNKLEYRSLEGFVYAITPFNFTAIAGNLPTAPALMGNTVVWKPSQTQAVAAYWTMKLLEAAGLPSGVINLVNGSGAAVSDVVLADPRLAGIHFTGSTATFQHLWQQVGNNISNYHSYPRLVGETGGKDFVLAHSSANPDTLTTALLRGAFDYQGQKCSAASRAFVPKSVWARMGDDFIEKASTLKYGDVTDFSNFGGAVIDKRAFDRNADAIARAKATPSLTIAAGGHVDDSVGYFVDPTVLLGDDPTDEAFRTEYFGPILSVHVYDDSAAGSFEKVLDLVDKGSAYALTGSIIADDRTAIAQATDDLRFAAGNFYINDKPTGAVVGQQPFGGARASGTNDKAGSPQNLLRWASARTIKETFVPATDHRYPHQAADTSEEI; this is encoded by the coding sequence ATGGACGCCATCACCACCACCCCGCAGCCCGTCAACGAGCCGGTGGGGTTCTTCACGCCGGGGAGCCCGGAGCGGGCGCGGCTGCAGGCGAAGCTGTCCGAACTGGGGTCGAATCCGACGGAGATCCACCACGTGATCGGCGGGGCGCATCGCCGCGGTGCCGGACCGGTCGTCGACGTCGTCCAGCCGCATCGGCATTCGGCGGTACTGGGCACTTTCAACAACGCGGGCACACAGGACATCCAGGACGCGGTCGCCGCGGCCACCGCCGCCGCCCCGGCCTGGCGGGCACTGTCGTTCGAGGACCGGGCCGCGGTGTTCCTGCGCGCAGCCGACCTGCTGTCCGGGCCGTGGCGCGAAACCCTCGCTGCCGCAACGATGCTCGGACAGTCGAAGACTGCGTACCAGGCCGAGATCGACACCCCGTGCGAGCTCATCGACTTCTGGCGGTTCAACGTCCACTTCGCCCGCCAGATCCTCGCCGACCAGCCGATCTCCTCCCCCGGCGTGTGGAACAAGCTCGAGTACCGCTCACTCGAGGGTTTCGTCTACGCGATCACCCCGTTCAACTTCACCGCCATCGCCGGTAACCTGCCCACCGCGCCCGCGCTGATGGGCAACACGGTGGTGTGGAAGCCGTCGCAGACCCAGGCCGTCGCCGCGTACTGGACGATGAAGCTGCTCGAGGCCGCCGGCCTGCCGTCCGGTGTGATCAACCTCGTCAACGGCTCCGGCGCCGCGGTCTCCGACGTCGTTCTTGCCGACCCTCGCCTCGCCGGAATCCACTTCACCGGTTCCACCGCCACGTTCCAGCACCTGTGGCAGCAGGTCGGGAACAACATCTCGAACTACCACTCCTACCCGCGACTGGTCGGCGAGACCGGCGGCAAGGACTTCGTCCTCGCCCACTCCTCCGCGAACCCCGACACCCTGACCACCGCGCTGCTGCGTGGCGCGTTCGACTACCAGGGCCAGAAGTGCTCCGCGGCCTCCCGTGCGTTCGTCCCGAAGTCGGTGTGGGCGCGGATGGGTGACGACTTCATCGAGAAGGCATCGACGCTGAAATATGGTGACGTCACCGACTTCTCGAACTTCGGCGGCGCCGTCATCGACAAGCGGGCCTTCGACCGCAACGCCGACGCCATCGCCCGCGCCAAGGCCACCCCGAGCCTGACCATCGCCGCCGGCGGCCACGTCGACGACAGCGTCGGCTACTTCGTCGACCCCACTGTGCTCCTCGGCGACGACCCCACCGACGAGGCCTTCCGCACCGAGTACTTCGGACCGATCCTGTCCGTGCACGTCTACGACGACTCCGCCGCCGGATCGTTCGAGAAGGTCCTCGACCTCGTCGACAAGGGGTCCGCGTACGCGCTGACCGGGTCGATCATCGCCGACGACCGCACCGCGATCGCCCAGGCCACCGACGACCTGCGGTTCGCGGCCGGCAACTTCTACATCAACGACAAGCCGACCGGCGCCGTCGTCGGACAGCAGCCGTTCGGCGGTGCTCGCGCGTCGGGTACCAACGACAAGGCCGGATCCCCGCAGAACCTGCTGCGCTGGGCGTCCGCCCGCACCATCAAGGAAACGTTTGTCCCCGCCACCGACCACCGCTACCCGCACCAGGCGGCCGACACCTCCGAGGAGATCTGA
- a CDS encoding CdaR family transcriptional regulator, translating to MKTDGGTRTGSTESSGRAAGSITLRELLSALDTSVVELIDAPAGTEIALASVALVDSSDLATETDSQSPLPDLYLHVGIGRAEAVRWFDDVALRPSDHRARAVMSKNAATSTALQAAARRAGVALVAVHPKARWDHVFPLVQRMLDRSRRSTGLGDPDLLATDTDLFGLAQIVAQNAGGMVSIEDAQSHVLAYSASDEAADELRTLSILGREGPRDYLRALQRWGVFDRLRNSDEVIDVPAHRKLGTERRLVVSIRQPSEDATTSARTLGSIWLQQGVAPFADDAEDVLRGASAIAARIISRSLNAPSTEGLLIQRLFGARGGGVDVPSVVSALNLPATGPAAVVGFAVSATETVGGGLTGLGSMLRLQASSFRRDSVATIIGERAYVLLPRFTSAKSVTTWTRQLVEQFEAKRSIALRAAIAIPVPDLGQVAGARVEVDRVLDGTAATFPEGRVTTLAESRTAVLFGEILDLLAEHRELHDPRLDALVDYDDKHASNLQDSAEAYLAAHGDVRAAAAVLQVHPNTLRYRIRRVEEIVGIDLHDASDRMLFELQLALRRRGEADSTHY from the coding sequence GTGAAAACTGATGGCGGAACCCGTACGGGTTCAACCGAATCGTCCGGACGTGCCGCCGGAAGCATTACGCTGCGTGAGCTTCTCAGCGCTCTCGACACCTCCGTCGTCGAGCTGATCGATGCGCCGGCAGGCACCGAGATCGCCCTGGCGTCGGTCGCACTGGTCGACAGCTCGGACCTGGCCACCGAGACCGATTCGCAATCTCCACTGCCGGACCTGTACCTGCACGTCGGAATCGGCAGGGCGGAGGCCGTGCGCTGGTTCGACGATGTTGCCCTCCGCCCGTCCGACCACCGGGCCCGGGCGGTGATGTCCAAGAATGCGGCGACGTCGACGGCGCTGCAGGCGGCGGCGCGCCGCGCCGGGGTCGCGTTGGTGGCCGTGCACCCGAAGGCCCGCTGGGACCACGTGTTCCCGCTGGTGCAACGCATGCTGGACCGCTCTCGCCGCAGCACGGGACTGGGGGATCCGGATCTGCTCGCCACCGACACCGACCTGTTCGGGCTGGCGCAGATCGTCGCCCAAAACGCCGGCGGCATGGTGTCGATCGAGGACGCGCAATCGCACGTGCTGGCCTACTCCGCCTCCGACGAGGCCGCCGACGAGTTGCGGACGCTGTCCATCCTCGGCCGCGAAGGACCCCGCGACTACCTGCGGGCATTGCAGCGGTGGGGAGTGTTCGACCGCCTCCGCAACAGCGACGAGGTGATCGACGTTCCCGCCCATCGCAAACTCGGCACCGAGCGGCGGCTGGTGGTCAGCATTCGGCAGCCCTCCGAGGACGCCACGACGTCGGCGCGCACGCTCGGGTCCATCTGGCTGCAACAGGGGGTGGCACCGTTCGCCGACGATGCCGAAGACGTGCTGCGGGGCGCGTCCGCGATCGCCGCGCGGATCATTTCCCGCAGTCTCAACGCGCCGTCCACGGAGGGCCTGCTGATCCAGCGGCTGTTCGGGGCCCGCGGGGGTGGTGTGGACGTCCCGTCCGTGGTCAGTGCCCTCAACCTGCCGGCGACCGGGCCTGCGGCGGTCGTGGGCTTCGCTGTCAGTGCCACCGAGACGGTCGGCGGCGGGCTCACGGGACTGGGCAGCATGTTGCGCCTGCAGGCCAGTTCCTTTCGCCGCGACTCCGTCGCGACGATCATCGGTGAGCGCGCCTACGTGCTGCTCCCGCGCTTCACGAGCGCGAAATCGGTGACCACCTGGACCCGGCAACTCGTCGAGCAGTTCGAGGCCAAGCGGTCGATCGCCTTGCGTGCCGCGATCGCGATCCCGGTGCCCGATCTCGGGCAGGTCGCGGGAGCGCGGGTGGAGGTCGACCGCGTTCTCGACGGCACCGCGGCGACGTTCCCCGAGGGCCGGGTGACCACGCTCGCCGAATCGCGGACCGCAGTGCTGTTCGGGGAGATTCTCGACCTCCTCGCCGAGCACCGGGAACTGCACGACCCGCGGCTCGACGCCCTCGTCGACTACGACGACAAGCACGCGTCGAATCTGCAGGACAGCGCCGAAGCCTATCTTGCGGCACACGGCGACGTCCGTGCCGCCGCCGCTGTCCTGCAAGTACATCCGAACACGTTGCGCTACCGGATTCGCCGCGTCGAGGAGATCGTCGGTATCGACCTGCACGACGCCTCCGACCGAATGCTGTTCGAACTGCAGCTCGCCTTGCGGCGCCGCGGCGAAGCGGATTCCACACACTACTGA
- a CDS encoding proline dehydrogenase family protein — MAFSALLRPALLAAARSPKMERTVTKIPVTRSLVDRFVAGATEDQAIAATRSILGSGRYISIDHLGEDTTDSAQADATVSHYLTLLSDLAALSQNTASSSPASVRNVEVSLKLSALGQFLPRDGHKVALENAHKICTTAEEAGAWVTVDAEDHTTTDSTLSIVRELREDFPSLGTVLQAYLERTEDDCRDLSGPGSRIRLCKGAYKEPASVAYQGKEAVDDAYLRCLRILMNGQGYPMVASHDPAMIEAALQQAKATGRTDDEFEIQMLYGIRDAEQLRLIGDDKHLRVYLPYGQQWYGYFMRRLAERPANLTFFLRSLASTK, encoded by the coding sequence ATGGCATTCTCCGCCCTGCTTCGCCCCGCCCTGCTGGCCGCCGCGCGTTCCCCGAAGATGGAGCGCACCGTCACCAAGATCCCGGTGACCCGAAGCCTCGTCGACCGGTTCGTCGCCGGCGCGACCGAGGACCAGGCGATCGCCGCGACCAGGTCGATCCTGGGCTCCGGCCGCTACATCAGCATCGACCACCTCGGCGAGGACACCACCGATTCGGCACAGGCCGACGCCACAGTGTCGCACTACCTGACCCTGCTGTCCGATCTGGCGGCCCTCAGTCAGAACACTGCATCGTCGTCACCCGCCTCCGTTCGCAATGTCGAGGTCTCGTTGAAGCTGTCGGCTCTGGGCCAGTTCCTGCCCCGGGACGGACACAAGGTGGCCCTCGAGAACGCGCACAAGATCTGCACCACCGCCGAGGAGGCCGGCGCGTGGGTGACCGTGGACGCCGAGGACCACACCACCACCGACTCGACGTTGTCGATCGTCCGCGAACTCCGCGAGGATTTCCCGTCCCTCGGCACCGTGCTGCAGGCGTACCTCGAGCGCACCGAGGACGACTGCCGGGACCTGTCCGGCCCCGGATCGCGCATCCGGTTGTGCAAGGGCGCCTACAAGGAACCCGCCTCGGTCGCGTACCAGGGTAAGGAGGCGGTCGACGACGCCTACCTGCGCTGCCTGCGCATTCTGATGAACGGCCAGGGCTACCCGATGGTTGCCTCGCACGACCCGGCCATGATCGAGGCCGCCCTGCAACAGGCGAAGGCCACGGGCCGCACCGACGACGAGTTCGAAATCCAGATGCTCTACGGCATCCGCGACGCCGAGCAACTTCGACTGATCGGCGACGACAAGCACCTGCGGGTGTACCTGCCGTACGGCCAGCAGTGGTACGGCTACTTCATGCGCCGACTCGCCGAACGTCCCGCCAACCTGACCTTCTTCCTCCGGTCGCTGGCCTCCACGAAATAG